Genomic DNA from Solanum dulcamara chromosome 4, daSolDulc1.2, whole genome shotgun sequence:
GCTTACCTTTCCTGCAGCCTGGTAGGCTTGTATGCATTGAGTGTACAAAGGTTGATGTTGATGTTCCAACCTTCTCCATCAATGAAGAGGTCACATGGGgagtaataattaattttgaaaggGTGAAAGGGCTTTCTGAAGGTGAGGATTTGATTACGCATCAGTTGAGTTCTCTTGTTAGTTAGATTCCTTGACCTTTAGTTCAATGTTCATATTCAGATGATGCAAACAAAAAACCGGAGGACGCGAACTATACAGTAGATGTACTCACGAGATGTATAGTGCGGAAGGATGAGGTTGGTAGAAAGACAATTAAAATCGTCCGATTGAAGGATGCTGGGGAACCAGCTGTTGTCTCTCTTCCTTTATCCCAGGTAAGCTCCTTAGGCTTATTTGGCAGCTAGAAAATCTGATAATGAGTGTTAGATTTTGTAATTTAAGATGATCAATTGCAACAATAGTCTTGAAACTGTACCAAGCCTTCATGTTTGTTCTACTCGGATAACTTCGAACTTACACAACCAAGGGTGTGGCCAAATAGTCAGCGAAGTGGGATGAAAACTATGAAAAACTGGGGTTAAATCCCAGTAGAAGGGAGGAAGGCCAAGAATTAAGAGCTACCATTACCGGACCCTAACAACAAGAATAAAGGTGGGGATTTGGTGGAGCACCTTCAGTGCTTGCACCTTTGGTTGGATTGTGAACAGAAAGGATCCTTGGTGGAAAGGTTACTTTCAATTGCATGCCTTTTGGCTTCTTTCTGCATGTGAAGCGTTGATTTTCATAGATTTTGAAGATTTTTTCTCATCTATTCATATGTTGCATGTATCTTCTATCTGGTAGGtcatgaaagaaaatatagaaaCAGTCGATGACATACATTTACGGTCTTTTACACTGACAATCATGCAACTTAAATGTATGCTTGTTGTTCTGCTTGTGTGGCTGAGCTAATGTATTTCCTGCTAAACAATTTATTGACAGATTGATAGTTTGAGCAGTGTCCGTCTTGTGATACCAAAGGATCTTTTGCCTTCAGAAGTTCGAGAAAATACACTAAAGAAGGTTTCTGAAGTTCTCAATAGATTTTCAAAAGAGGGCATGCCTCTCTTACACCCAGAAGATGACATGAAGGTCAGACGCAGTCTATGTCTCTCTTTCCCACTTGCTGGTATATTAGCTTGGTGTTCATTCCATGCATGTTCTGCAGGTTCAAATTAGCTCATACAGGAAGGCTTCAAGTAGGATAGAGGCATTGGAGAATCTGTTTGAGGAGTATGAGCTCGCGAAGTCTCCGCTTATAAAAGAGAAGCTTAAGGTTTTGCATAAGAAGAAAGAACTTACTGgcaaaatcaaatcaatcaagAGAGCAGTGCGTACTTCAACTGCCTTAGCTTTCAAAGATGAACTTAAATCAAGGAAAAGAGCTCTTAGAAGACTCGGGTAAATTTACTTATCTATCTTACCGACCTCGTATTGTTTTTGCCGACTGACTCTGCTTCTTCTTTGAAGCTGTGCTGTGTTGGCTATTGCATCTGTCAAAATTAGAGGAGTATACATGCGGTTAATATTGTTATTGCTCTTATATCTTACTGATACCTTTCCATCGGTGAACTGCTttagcttctttttttctttctttttgttctttcttttctaCTTCAGAATTATATTGCAAATTCGTTTTGCCCTTTCTAAGGTGTAGTAACATAGAAAATGTTTCCAGTGTTGTAATAAGCCCGTCACCTCCCCGAATAATTACTGTAATTCTGATCCTTCCTTTGATATGTCATTCTTTGGTGGGTGTATTTGGCTGTGACTGTCGAAAATGAGCCACAAAGAAGTAGCCTTCTTTGAAGAGAAAACCATGTGGAGAAATGATGTTATCCTATTTCTATgtggtaaggcaaatgttgttTGACTTGGGATAATAATCAATGCAAGAGACCTCAAGAGAGTTATTGAGCCATCTTTGTTTCTGCAACGCACTTTGGTCCCTCTGGTATTGTACTTGCTTTTTCATCATGTTCTCACGGTTTCTTGCTCTGGAATTCTTCTGTTCTTTATGACTTTGATGTTTTGGTGGATTGCATGAAAGTGTTTATAAGGTTGGGAGTTATGCAGATATATCAGGGATGACGTTGTGGAGCAGAAAGGGAAGGTAGCCAGCGAAATCAGCAGCGCAGATGAGTTGACCTTGACTGAACTGATGTTGAATGGGACCTTCAGAAATATCAAAGTGGAGGAGATGGTCTCTGTTCTCTCTTGTTTTGTGTGGCAAGAAAAGCTTCAGGATGCTCAAAAGCCCAGGGAAGAGCTTGGATTGCTCTTTGCACAATTACAGGATACAGCTCGGCAGGTGGCAAAAGTTCAGCTCGAGAGCAAGGTATGCGTCATCTGAATGATTATGCTGATCAAGCTTTGATAATTATGGTATAGAACTATAGCTGAATGAACATGTTTTACTGTGTCATTATCTTGTAGTTTTTTGGATTCAATTGAGAACGTGTTTACATCACAACTGCTTTGAATTCGTAACATCAGTTCAATTGAATTGAGAAACTGCTTTGAATTCGTAACATCAGTTCAAAAGAGTAACTATTGTAGTTATGTCAAGTATAGATTTCTTGTATACGATTTTGTCTTACTCTGTTGTGCTTTCAATAGGTCCAAATAGATGTTGAGAACTTTGTGAGTTCTTTCCGACCTGATATCATGGAGGCCATCTATGCTTGGGCTAAAGGATCTAAGTTTTATGAGATTATGGAAATGACTCCGGTGTTTGAAGGCAGTTTAATCAGGGCTATTAGGAGATTGGAGGAAGTTCTTCAGCAGCTAATACAAGCTGCAAAATCCATTGGGGATATTGTGCTTGAGGCAAAATTTGAAGAGGCTGTTGCTAAGATCAAAAGGGATATTGTCTTTGCTGCATCTCTGTATTTGTAGatacaaaaattgaaacatttcTCCAATGCTCCATTTACAAAGGTTAGGTTAGATGAGTGTGGTGCCACTACATTATGCACTTAAATTGTTGTATGGTTTGCtcgttatttatattttatctaAATCGAAACCAAATTAACTACGTCATTTTAGAACcgatctttttttctttcaattttgttgtttttaatttatttccttCAAGCTATTGGGAGCTAAAGACAGTATTTTTCTGAAATCTGGTTATGAGACTTGACAATTATATAAACAAGAAAACAACCTTACCAACCATATATTTATACAACTGTTTTTATTACTATAAATATATAACTGAAAGAGTTGACAAGGGGCAAATGCAAAGACAAACCAAATCTTAGCTTTGCTGAGTCCATTATACAAGCTTACTTCAATTCTCGGATATGGAAGCAAGGAAAGAAGCAACGAAACAAATGAGCTCCAAAATTGATCACACATCCAAAAGCTCCAGCAGCTCTCTCTGTTCTTGCTTCTGATATTATAGGTACGCCATACACTTGATTCGGAACCATATACTGTTGAGGCAAATTTTTATCGGATGTTGTTGATTTTGGTTGATTGATTTCACCAACATTATCGTTGTGCTGTGCATTATTACTACCATGAGGTTGATTCGAACCTGAACCTTGCTCTGTTGTGAAAATTGAGTCATCATGTGGTTGCTGCTGCTCGTACTCGAACCAAGGTGGCAAGGGCGGTGCTGATGGCTGAATTGGGTAATTATAAGGGCAGTGATAATAATAAGGGAGGAATGGTGGTGGCGGTGATCGTGGTTGTTCAAGGAGAGGagctctctttttcttcttcttttttgaccAGAACTTTAGCTTCTTCATGGCTTTTGTCAATTTCATAGGCTTAGAGGGTGATTTTTGTGGTGGCTTGTAGAGAAATGATACTATCCGTTTATATTAAAAAGAGAATGATACATAgagttattttttcaaattttatgacCGTTATCCTTTTTGCCAAGCTATAGCTCCTCCAACTTTTTGAAAATACTAGTAAATGTTTAGTGCTAATCttggattattattttttgtctaGGAAAAAGGGCAAATATAACCCCCAATTTTGTGATTTAAAACGAATATACTTTTTAATTCCAAGACTTTAAAAAATTGTCTCACTAATTTTTTTACCCCTCCAAACCCGACCCAACTTTTAAAACCCAATTCCTCATTTATGCAGTTATCACCTTGTGGTCTTGATGATGGATGATCGTGTTTagtgattgaattttttttcatttgggtCGGGTGTGTGTGGAGGGGTAAGAAAAAAATGGATGAGataattttgtaaatattttggaattaaaaaaaatcaactttaggatttaatttttttaattctattaATATAGGTTTATTAACGAAAAGGGTAAATATGTATTACTTGTTAGATGacgaagatatatatatatcatttgcTAGACGGCAAGTATATGTATGCATCATTTTTTCTAACAAAGAATATACCCTTTCTAAATCACAAAATTAAGAGATATatttgaccattttccattaGTATGGAATACTTATACCAAGATTAGAGACTTGCCAACAGTTTATTTGACAAAAGGGCCTGTTAAGTCTATAATAAACAATTTTTGCTTTACAAAAATGGAGAAAGCATGTTGATAGATAATACAAGGGAGATATCAATATAACACCAAAGTGAACAAAAATGTATAATAATTCAATATTCAACAATTAAtacaaaaaggtaaaaatataaTGATGATTATCAACAAAACCCATCACTAAAACCAAAAGTGTTTTAAGTCACAAAACTTGAAATAAAACCATAGAAGCAACACCCAACAATATTTTCATGCTTATAGTGATACCCATTGGGTTGCCAGCAGAATTTGATGCTCCTGAAACCAAGAATACAATTCCAAATCAATTATAAGAATTATAATAATAGAGTCACGAAATTATTTATACAATTGAACCCACAGAATCTGTTCTAATTCGAGTGACGTACCTTTTAGACATCCCATGTAATTAACAGGCTGTCCACATTTAGCAGGCAACATTTGTGCATCATTAACATTAATCCCAGCTTGCTCTGCTGCTTTACTCCCTTTAATACTTACCATTTGACATAAACATTCAGGCATTTCTTTTATTACTTCCTTTAGTGGATTGCAACAACTTTCTGGTGGATTCCCTTTTGCTccatttaaaaaattcatacaTGGGAGTAACCTATTCATACATGATGAATCCCTATTTTGACCCAATGTTTGTTGCACCATGACTCCAAAAAACAATACTATGATCATCATCGTTGTAAAATATTTCATCTCCATTAATTTTTCAATACGTAATTTTTGATTTTGtggttttttctttgattttcttgGCTGATAatgttatgtttatttatatacttgtttgggtgttatatgttttatttttgactTGAATATATGCATGGTTGGAGTTGTTGATCTAACAGTGTATCAAGAATTTgactttttaaaatatagttaagATAAGTTGAGCTACTTTAAGTTGTACGTAtttttttagttcattttttCTATTCTCACGTTACCACCAAAAATTGGTAAATTAGTCTAGAAGTGAGTAAACTACTATGGCTTACTGACATTTACATACAACTCTAAAAAGTGAGTAATGGAGCAGTTCTATATATATTCTAACGGTATCAAGTAGTAACTGAGTAGTATTTTCACTAAACCACTGCTTCTTTCTCTTTGATAGcattagagtatatatatatatatatatatatacttaggTGGTATCAAGCAGTAAACGTGCATTATTAGTTAAAAATAAGGGCATATGAAAGTAAGGGATAGCGATTTTTCTTTTGTGGGTACAAGTGTTGTTTTCCCACTAAAAAATGGGTATTTGGGCCTTGACAAGAATAGTGGGTGCTGGCCCATAGGCTACAGATGATAGATACACTGGATCCCTTGAGCCTCAGAAAGGAGCCCATAACGAAAAAACAATCACAAACTTTAATGGAAAAATTACTAggaaaaacactttttaataaataattactgattttagcgatattttttatttattatcatttatagcaatatataataatattatgatatatctactaagtattaaaagtgaattatgcatgcaatataaatgtattataagtgttttaaaatatattatacttatttggtaagaaattgacacaatatattataagtgtattaaagtatgtgataaatatattatccgtgaataaaacttatattatatgagttttataaattattctcgctaatatgtattaaaattgtattataagtgttcagtgaaaaaaaaatattattgatataAATGGTGAATACtttcttaatgtagtacatttatgtaaaatTTCCCAACTTTAATTTCAAGTGAAAGGTACACACACTTAAAAGCAAATTAATTACCTTGATTTGGCCCCCTCTCTTATTAATTACTCTCTCTATCTCAATTTATttgacattttttattttttgagataaCTATATTAagtttgatcaatatttttaaataatttatttaatcataTTAACATGAAATAAATTACAACTTATAATACTTTtcgtataatttttaaatatataaattttaattttataacatTGAATTTATATAATCTAATTTAACTTCAAAAGTTAATTAAATGTAAAAAATATCATGTAAATTGAGAATTTCCTTGAACGCCCTTAGCAAGTCACTTTCATCATTTTGGGACCAAAATTTTCAGCGAATTTAATGCCGTAATTTTTTGTCCTTTTGTCTCTTAATTTTCTTACTTTTATTTGATTAGTTTCTCTTTCTGTtgtttttttcccttttatttgTATGTGTTGCACGTGGGCTGGGTTGTGTGTTGTGTTCTCTTTTAGTTtttgtcttcttcttttttttgtcctttttttaattattattttgtccTTTTATTTTGGAaggattaaaataaaatattagctAAAATTTTTtagattaataaatatatagaaaacataataattggactaaaataataaataattaagaaaaactAAAGTTACAGTCTATTTATTGAAATCTAAATTAATAGtttttttgataatattttctcttttgcaaatgaaaacaaaatttatgtttgaaatatgactctattttttATGGGGGGTTTTACAAAAATTAATGCACCATTCTTTTCATTTGTTGGCTTTTATTTTGGTGGACATCTATTTATGTCAATTtctcaataaataattatagATCAAGGTTTTGAAAACAAAATTTATCTTTGAAATATGGATCtattttttatggatttttttttttacaaaaattaatgcactattcttttcatttgttggttattattttgatggacatttatttatgtcaatttctcaataaataataattatggaTCAAGGTTATCAAAAAGGCCCATTCTTTGTGGACTGAGGTTGCATTGTATGGCCCAAATTCAATCATGGGCTCAACTGTTCAAGTATAAGGCCTAAGTtgtattttttgagattttgagcaGGGCAGATCAAGAGCGTCATTATGAGTTCACGTGAATTTAATAGTTTTTATATAcactatgtatatgtattagcaaatctattaaatatttttaaatatttgtctCTTAATCCAGATACTATTATATATTAACTTGAAATTGCTATAGAAAactcataaactccaaattgtgGATTCACCTCTAGTTCTAAAGGGTAAGGCATAAAGCATAAATTGTTTATCCGTGAAATTATATTTAGAATCATGTTAAAAAGGCTTTCTAGCTAGTAGCTATAATTCGTTATTCTaagaatataattattaaagGATGGGAATTGTAAAGTTAGTTGCTTACTTGAACTTTCAAGATTTTACATAGTTTGATTCTCACCTTATAAGTTTTTCTCCcaataaaaaagaattaattagacaataataacaacatatccAATGAAGTTCCACTAAatgggtctggagagggtagagtctACTCGttgaggtagagaggttgtttccaaaatACCCTCAATTCAAGTGCATCAAACTCAAGTAAAGGAAGAGGAAAACAATGGAGAAAGGAATGCAGATTGCATTGCACAATCGACAAAAGAAGCAATAACAGCAACAAAATAATGTGGGGAGTGAAACGCAATAAACAACATATGGTAGATAATAAGAACAAGAATTACAAGTGTATGACTAGTACTACGACATGCACTATCAAGTATAAACCCTCACAAGGAAAAACAACACTTTACCCCTACTTACCTTCTATCCTAATACGCGACATTCACTTTTTTCTATCTATAGTCTTGTCCTCGATAATATGAAGTTGTGTCATGTCTTGtataatcacctctccccaatacttctttcGTCTACCTCTACCCTTCCTCATACTCCCCATAATCAACCTCTCGCACTTTCTCACTGGGGCACTATGCACcttctcttcacatgcccaaatcaTCTCAGTCTCGTTTCCTTCATCTTATCCACCATAGAGGTCACTCTCACTTTCTCCCggataacctcattcctaatcttgttGTTCTTAGTGTGCCCTTaatccatctcaatattctcatcttcGCAACATGTCTTTTCTGAACATGTGAGTTCttgactggccaacactccactccATACAACAAGAACGGTCTAACCACCAATCTGGAGAACTTACCtataagtttaggtggtactttcttatcacacaaggCTCCAGAGGCAAGCCTTCATTTCATCCATGCCACCCCAATGCAATGTGTGACATCATTGTCGATATCCCCACTTCTTTAGATTAcagacccaagatacttaaaactTTATCTCTTAGGAATAGTCTtagtggcaagcctcacttccacgTCTGTTTCATTCAACGCAACAttgaatttgcactccaaatatTTTGTTTGATCCTACTCAACCTGAACCCTTTAGACTTCAAAATTTGTTTGCACACCTCCATCCTCGCATTAACTCTATTACGTATCTCATCAATTAATATCATATCGTCCATAAATTACAGACACCATGGGACCTTCCCCTGTATATACCGCTTCAACTCATCTATCACCAAGACAAATAGAAAAGGACTAAGAACTTATTTCTGGTGTAGTTCCATCTcaatataaaaataagaattaaatagaaatagaaataaaagaaaagaaaaaaattattgtcaAAGAAATTTATGTTTACTAAGACCTCAAAACTTTATGCCCATTACA
This window encodes:
- the LOC129885945 gene encoding uncharacterized protein LOC129885945, with the protein product MKLTKAMKKLKFWSKKKKKKRAPLLEQPRSPPPPFLPYYYHCPYNYPIQPSAPPLPPWFEYEQQQPHDDSIFTTEQGSGSNQPHGSNNAQHNDNVGEINQPKSTTSDKNLPQQYMVPNQVYGVPIISEARTERAAGAFGCVINFGAHLFRCFFPCFHIRELK
- the LOC129884616 gene encoding non-specific lipid transfer protein GPI-anchored 30; protein product: MEMKYFTTMMIIVLFFGVMVQQTLGQNRDSSCMNRLLPCMNFLNGAKGNPPESCCNPLKEVIKEMPECLCQMVSIKGSKAAEQAGINVNDAQMLPAKCGQPVNYMGCLKGASNSAGNPMGITISMKILLGVASMVLFQVL